A single genomic interval of Spinacia oleracea cultivar Varoflay chromosome 6, BTI_SOV_V1, whole genome shotgun sequence harbors:
- the LOC110792677 gene encoding aspartic proteinase A1, translating into MNKVKALVFPLFLSLLLFPLVLSTSNDGLLRVGLKKKKFDQNTRVASRLGAKERETLRASLGKYLLGELNDVGEADVVALKNYMDAQYFGEIGVGTPPQKFTVIFDTGSSNLWVPSSKCYFSIACFFHSKYNSGSSSTYCKNGKAAAIKYGSGAISGFFSEDNVEVGDLVVKNQELIEATREPSITFVVAKFDGILGLGFQEIAVGDAVPVWYNMIKQGLVKEPVFSFWLNRKAEEEEGGELVFGGVDPKHYKGKHTYAPVTRKGYWQFDMGDVLIDGKTTGYCSGGCAAIADSGTSLLAGPSTVITQINHAIGASGVTSRACKNVVEQYGQTMIDLLLSKESPKKVCSQIGACAYDGTHGVSKGIESVVDMENSDGTSDGLRDGMCSACEMAVVWMESQLKQNATQDRAISYVDELCEHIPNQLGQSGVDCSQVEKMPSVAFTIAGKEFVLSPHEYILKVGEGAAAQCISGFTALDIPPPRGPIWILGDVFMGRYHTVFDYGNLRVGFAEAA; encoded by the exons ATGAATAAAGTTAAGGCACTTGTGTTCCCGCTATTTCTGTCATTGCTTCTATTTCCACTGGTCCTTTCAACATCCAATGATGGGTTACTTAGAGTCGGACTGAAAAAGAAGAAATTTGATCAGAATACTCGTGTTGCTTCTCGACTTGGGGCGAAAGAAAGGGAGACACTGAGGGCTTCCCTTGGGAAGTATCTTCTTGGCGAGCTTAATGACGTGGGGGAGGCTGATGTTGTTGCCCTCAAGAATTATATGGATGCTCAATACTTTGGGGAGATTGGTGTTGGTACTCCCCCTCAAAAGTTCACTGTTATTTTCGATACCGGTAGTTCTAACTTGTGGGTGCCTTCATCCAAGTGCTATTTCTCG ATTGCTTGCTTTTTCCATTCCAAGTACAACTCTGGTTCATCTAGTACTTACTGTAAGAATG GAAAAGCTGCTGCCATCAAATATGGTTCTGGAGCCATATCTGGTTTCTTCAGTGAAGATAATGTGGAGGTCGGGGACCTTGTTGTTAAAAACCAG GAACTAATTGAAGCTACCAGGGAGCCTAGTATCACATTCGTGGTTGCCAAGTTTGACGGCATACTCGGACTTGGGTTCCAAGAAATAGCAGTTGGAGATGCTGTTCCTGTTTG GTACAATATGATTAAGCAAGGGCTTGTAAAGGAGCCTGTATTCTCATTTTGGCTCAACCGCAaagcagaagaagaagaaggtggCGAACTTGTCTTTGGAGGGGTCGATCCAAAGCACTATAAAGGAAAGCACACTTATGCTCCCGTTACAAGAAAGGGTTACTGGCAG TTTGATATGGGTGATGTTCTTATCGATGGTAAAACAACAG GGTATTGCTCAGGGGGATGTGCAGCTATTGCAGATTCTGGAACTTCCTTGTTGGCCGGTCCTTCG ACTGTTATTACCCAGATAAACCATGCTATTGGGGCTTCAGGTGTCACCAGTCGGGCATGTAAGAATGTAGTTGAGCAATATGGGCAAACAATGATTGATCTTTTGCTTTCAAAG GAGTCCCCTAAAAAGGTCTGCTCTCAAATTGGTGCCTGCGCTTATGATGGCACTCACGGTGTTAG CAAGGGGATCGAGTCTGTGGTAGATATGGAGAATTCTGATGGAACATCAGATGGGTTACGTGATGGTATGTGCTCTGCTTGTGAGATGGCCGTTGTGTGGATGGAAAGTCAACTCAAGCAGAATGCAACTCAGGATCGTGCTATAAGCTATGTCGACGAG CTATGCGAACACATTCCAAACCAATTGGGACAATCAGGTGTTGACTGTTCCCAGGTTGAGAAGATGCCGTCGGTGGCCTTTACTATTGCAGGCAAAGAGTTTGTACTTAGTCCTCATGAg TACATACTCAAAGTTGGCGAGGGAGCTGCAGCACAATGCATTAGTGGATTTACGGCATTGGATATTCCACCTCCCCGTGGACCAATCTG GATTCTGGGAGACGTGTTCATGGGTCGGTATCATACTGTATTCGACTATGGAAATCTTCGGGTTGGATTTGCTGAAGCGGCGTAA
- the LOC110792676 gene encoding pentatricopeptide repeat-containing protein At4g01570, whose translation MIWDANLSSCRFFVLWRSCRCFCSSTFGQLKRSKSIPTQSSQKLGNLLVAAHITKTLSRSGTQNLDADSIPFSESLVQHVLRKTSLDPFKKIEFFKWCSDTHGYKHSTEAYTQIFRVLCRTRSRSHLNDNVVQYLFSAMKNDGVLVDSAIFKLLLDAFIHSGQIDSALGILDQMEDLGATFSPHMYNSVVIALVRKNQLGLALTMFTRLLETSSGGVATVPCEPVACNELLVALKRAEMKEEFRKVISSLRENNIALDTWGYNICIHSLGCWGDLEASFRLFREMKESSAGACCGPDLCTYNSLIHVLCLLGKLKDALIVWEELKHSGHEPDAFTYRILIQGCSKSYQVEVATRIFNEMLCNGFQPDTVVYNSLLDGFLKARKLSEACQLFEKMTQDGIRATCWTYNILIDGLIKNDRAIAGYTLFCDLKKKGQFVDGITYSIIIMYLCREGQIDEALHLVEEMESRGFVVDLVTITSLLIGLYKQGQWNSTERLMRCIRDGNLLHSVLRWKANMEASMKQQQKTREDYTPIFPAQGNFSEIVDLLSVDGGTDSGIGSGDEELSDMESGSADVDEWSSSPYMDQLANEVKCNGQFFKWFSLSKGRRVEAKGMNSFDIDMVNTYLSIFLAKGQLSTACKLFEIFTDMGADAGSYTYNSIMSSFVKKGYFDQTWGILNEMGENLCPADVATYNLVIQSLGKMGRADLAKSILDKLVKEGGYLDIVMYNTLMSALGKAGRVEEALKLLKQMRKSGINPDTVTFNTLIEIHTKVGRLKDAHKFLRMMLDAGCLPNNVTDTILDRLGKEMEKFRHQKAPTNGKGAD comes from the coding sequence ATGATTTGGGATGCAAACCTCTCTAGTTGCCGTTTTTTCGTTTTGTGGAGGAGCTGTCGATGCTTCTGCTCCTCCACTTTTGGCCAATTGAAGAGATCAAAGTCCATACCTACTCAATCATCACAAAAGCTTGGAAACCTTCTTGTTGCAGCCCATATCACCAAAACTTTGTCTCGATCTGGAACGCAAAATCTTGATGCTGACTCCATACCTTTCTCTGAGAGTCTTGTTCAGCATGTTCTTAGAAAGACTTCCCTTGACCCTTTCAAAAAGATTGAGTTCTTCAAGTGGTGCTCTGACACGCATGGTTATAAACACTCTACAGAAGCCTATACCCAGATATTTCGTGTACTTTGTCGTACGAGGAGTCGCAGTCACCTTAATGATAACGTGGTGCAATATTTATTTAGTGCCATGAAGAATGATGGTGTCCTCGTTGATTCAGCCATCTTTAAGCTTCTGCTTGATGCATTTATTCACTCTGGTCAAATTGATTCTGCTCTTGGAATTCTTGATCAGATGGAAGATTTAGGAGCTACTTTCAGTCCCCACATGTATAATTCTGTTGTCATTGCTCTGGTTCGAAAAAACCAGCTTGGTTTAGCTTTAACTATGTTTACCAGACTACTAGAAACCTCTAGTGGTGGTGTAGCTACTGTTCCTTGTGAGCCTGTTGCCTGCAATGAATTGCTTGTTGCTCTCAAAAGAGCTGAAATGAAGGAAGAGTTCAGAAAAGTAATTTCCAGTCTAAGAGAGAACAACATTGCATTGGATACATGGGGTTATAATATATGCATTCATTCATTGGGGTGTTGGGGTGACCTAGAAGCTTCTTTCCGCCTTTTTAGGGAGATGAAGGAATCAAGTGCTGGTGCATGCTGTGGTCCAGATTTGTGTACATATAACAGTCTCATCCATGTACTCTGCTTACTTGGCAAGCTGAAGGATGCACTTATTGTCTGGGAAGAGCTAAAACACTCAGGTCATGAGCCCGATGCTTTCACCTATCGTATCCTAATCCAGGGCTGCTCAAAATCATATCAGGTTGAAGTTGCAACTAGAATCTTTAATGAAATGCTCTGTAATGGTTTCCAACCGGATACTGTTGTATACAATTCTCTCCTAGATGGTTTTCTAAAGGCTAGAAAGCTCTCAGAAGCCTGTCAACTTTTTGAGAAAATGACGCAAGATGGGATTAGAGCAACATGTTGGACATATAATATTTTGATTGATGGGCTAATTAAAAATGATAGGGCAATTGCTGGTTACACACTTTTTTGTGATTTGAAAAAGAAAGGGCAGTTTGTTGATGGCATTACTTACAGCATCATAATCATGTATCTTTGTAGGGAGGGGCAAATTGATGAAGCCTTGCATCTGGTGGAAGAGATGGAAAGCAGAGGATTTGTTGTTGATTTGGTCACCATTACTTCACTCTTAATTGGACTTTATAAGCAAGGTCAATGGAATTCAACAGAACGGTTGATGAGGTGTATAAGAGATGGAAATTTGTTACATAGTGTTCTCAGGTGGAAAGCTAATATGGAAGCTTCAATGAAGCAACAACAGAAAACAAGAGAAGATTACACCCCTATTTTCCCAGCTCAAGGCAATTTTAGTGAAATTGTGGATTTGCTCTCTGTTGATGGTGGAACAGATAGCGGCATAGGATCAGGTGATGAAGAACTTTCAGATATGGAGTCAGGCTCTGCCGATGTAGATGAGTGGTCATCATCCCCTTACATGGATCAATTGGCAAATGAAGTCAAATGTAACGGCCAATTTTTCAAATGGTTCTCCTTGTCCAAGGGTCGACGAGTTGAAGCAAAAGGGATGAACTCTTTTGATATTGACATGGTTAATACATACTTGTCCATATTTTTGGCAAAGGGGCAATTGAGCACAGCCTGCAAACTGTTTGAGATATTCACTGATATGGGTGCTGATGCTGGGAGTTACACGTACAATTCCATAATGAGTTCTTTTGTGAAGAAGGGTTATTTTGATCAAACATGGGGAATTCTCAATGAAATGGGTGAGAACCTTTGTCCGGCAGATGTAGCAACATATAACTTGGTTATTCAAAGTTTGGGGAAGATGGGAAGAGCAGATCTAGCTAAATCTATACTAGACAAGCTTGTAAAGGAGGGTGGTTATCTTGACATTGTTATGTACAATACTCTGATGAGTGCCCTTGGGAAGGCTGGTAGAGTTGAAGAAGCCTTGAAGCTTTTGAAGCAGATGAGGAAAAGTGGGATAAACCCTGATACTGTCACTTTCAATACACTAATTGAAATACATACTAAGGTGGGTAGGCTAAAAGATGCACACAAATTCCTAAGGATGATGTTAGATGCTGGTTGTTTACCAAATAATGTGACTGATACAATATTAGATAGGCTTGGGAAGGAGATGGAGAAATTCCGGCACCAGAAAGCACCAACCAATGGCAAGGGCGCTGATTAG